Proteins encoded together in one Hymenobacter monticola window:
- a CDS encoding pectate lyase family protein, with protein sequence MSHRRALLAVLFASACAAPAARAQYPTIPPDVQAKADAALAEEEKRSDEAWQKAQPIMQAEAKAGKPYVPWAAKPSDLPQSKRLAFPGAEGGGAYVFGGQGGKVYVVKSLADRGTGTLREALEQGGARIIVFNVAGIIRLQTPIIIRAPYVTIAGQTAPGDGICVAGESIWINTHDVVVRYLRFRRGATEVARRDDGLGGNPVGNIIIDHVSASWGLDENMSIYRHVYHNPETGKADKLPTVNVTIQNSIFSEGLDTYNHAFGSTIGGLNSLFTRNLWANNIARNPSVGMYGDFNFANNVVFNWWNRSADGGDNHSEYNFVNNYYKPGPITPADQPISYRILKPESGRDKNAKNLFGKAYVAGNVVAGNDKVTQDNWAGGVQVEDQPDAAKTVAEIRTDKPFTLPNMNTVLPAQEAYQYVLANVGCTLPRRDAVDARIVEDVRTGKISYAKNAQPTPKSPYIKRRLPEDSYKNGIITDPAQVGGYPDYKGTPYADADNDGMPDKWETAHGLNPKSAADATQDRDKDGYANIEEYLNSVVPLQNVRPNASKVKS encoded by the coding sequence ATGTCCCACCGCCGCGCCTTACTCGCCGTTCTTTTTGCTTCCGCCTGCGCCGCGCCCGCCGCTCGCGCCCAGTACCCCACCATTCCGCCCGACGTACAGGCCAAGGCCGATGCCGCCCTGGCCGAAGAAGAAAAACGCTCCGACGAAGCTTGGCAGAAGGCCCAGCCCATCATGCAGGCCGAAGCCAAGGCCGGCAAGCCCTACGTGCCCTGGGCTGCCAAGCCTTCGGATTTGCCCCAGTCGAAACGGCTGGCCTTTCCCGGCGCTGAGGGTGGGGGAGCCTACGTTTTCGGCGGGCAGGGCGGCAAGGTTTACGTGGTGAAGAGCTTGGCCGACCGCGGCACCGGCACCCTGCGCGAGGCCCTGGAGCAGGGCGGCGCGCGCATCATCGTGTTCAACGTGGCCGGCATCATTCGCCTGCAAACCCCCATTATCATCCGGGCCCCTTACGTCACTATTGCGGGCCAGACGGCGCCCGGCGACGGCATCTGCGTGGCGGGTGAGTCGATTTGGATTAACACCCACGACGTGGTGGTCCGCTACCTGCGCTTCCGGCGCGGCGCCACCGAGGTGGCTCGCCGCGACGACGGTCTGGGCGGCAACCCGGTGGGCAACATCATCATCGACCACGTGTCGGCCTCGTGGGGACTGGACGAGAACATGTCCATCTACCGCCACGTGTACCACAACCCCGAAACGGGCAAGGCTGACAAGCTGCCCACGGTGAACGTGACCATTCAGAACTCCATTTTCTCGGAGGGCTTGGACACCTACAACCACGCCTTCGGCAGCACTATTGGCGGTTTGAACAGCCTGTTTACCCGCAACCTCTGGGCCAACAACATTGCCCGCAACCCCTCGGTGGGCATGTACGGCGACTTCAATTTTGCCAACAACGTGGTGTTCAACTGGTGGAACCGCTCAGCCGACGGCGGCGACAACCACTCGGAGTACAACTTCGTGAACAACTACTACAAGCCCGGCCCCATCACCCCGGCCGACCAGCCCATCAGCTACCGCATTCTGAAGCCCGAATCGGGCCGCGACAAGAACGCGAAGAACCTGTTCGGCAAGGCTTACGTGGCCGGCAACGTGGTGGCCGGCAACGACAAAGTGACCCAGGACAACTGGGCCGGCGGCGTGCAGGTGGAGGACCAGCCCGACGCAGCGAAAACCGTGGCCGAAATCCGAACCGATAAGCCTTTCACATTGCCCAACATGAACACCGTGCTGCCCGCCCAGGAGGCTTACCAGTACGTGCTGGCCAACGTGGGCTGCACCCTGCCCCGGCGCGACGCCGTGGACGCCCGCATCGTGGAAGACGTGCGCACTGGCAAAATCAGCTACGCCAAAAACGCCCAGCCTACGCCGAAAAGTCCTTACATCAAGCGCCGCTTGCCGGAGGACTCCTATAAGAACGGCATCATCACTGACCCCGCACAGGTGGGCGGCTACCCCGACTACAAAGGCACGCCCTACGCCGACGCCGACAACGACGGCATGCCCGACAAGTGGGAAACCGCCCACGGCCTCAACCCCAAAAGCGCCGCCGACGCCACCCAAGACCGCGACAAAGACGGCTACGCCAACATCGAAGAATACCTCAACAGCGTGGTGCCGCTGCAGAATGTGCGGCCCAACGCCAGCAAGGTGAAGTCATGA
- a CDS encoding glycoside hydrolase family 140 protein: MISKARLFLSLLTLAAFIPAAEPTGPLKVSSNGRFLMTGSGKPFFWLGDTGWLLFNKLKREEAETYLEDRRRKGFNVIQVMVLHQVPSANVYGDSALTHANVARPLTSPGSSPTDAAQYDYWDHVDYIVDLAAKKGLYMGMVPVWGTNVKNGKVNQKQAKTYATFLAERYRNRPNIIWLNGGDIAGSDSLKVWNTIGATLKAVDPNHLETYHPRGRTQSSDWFHKASWLDFNMYQSGHRRYEQDTSKNETNHYGQDNWRYQQADYALKPAKPSLDGEPSYEGIPHGLHDITQPRWTDADVRRYGYWSVFAGAFGYTYGQNSVMQMHSSFDKGSAYGSSELWSSAINAPGSAQMQYLKQLMLSRPFFERIPDQSLIAGEVGEKYNRQFATRGKNYAFVYTYNGRNMKVNLGKIGGAKVKASWYSPRDGKTTAIGTFPNKGTQEFNPPGEQKDGNDWVLILDSIS; encoded by the coding sequence ATGATTTCCAAAGCCCGTCTTTTCCTTTCCCTGCTCACCCTCGCCGCCTTCATCCCGGCGGCCGAGCCCACTGGCCCGCTCAAAGTATCGTCCAACGGCCGCTTCCTGATGACGGGCAGCGGCAAGCCGTTTTTCTGGCTGGGTGATACCGGCTGGCTGCTGTTCAACAAGCTCAAGCGCGAGGAAGCCGAAACCTACCTCGAAGACCGCCGCAGGAAAGGCTTCAACGTGATCCAGGTGATGGTGCTGCACCAAGTGCCCAGCGCGAACGTGTACGGCGACTCGGCCCTGACGCATGCCAACGTGGCCCGGCCGCTCACCTCGCCCGGCAGCTCGCCCACCGACGCCGCCCAATATGACTACTGGGACCACGTCGACTACATCGTGGACCTGGCCGCCAAAAAGGGCCTCTACATGGGCATGGTGCCGGTGTGGGGTACCAATGTGAAGAACGGCAAGGTGAACCAGAAGCAGGCCAAAACTTACGCCACCTTCCTGGCCGAGCGGTATCGAAACCGCCCCAACATCATCTGGCTGAATGGCGGCGATATTGCCGGCTCTGATTCGCTGAAAGTGTGGAACACCATCGGGGCTACGCTAAAAGCGGTGGACCCGAACCATCTGGAAACCTATCACCCGCGCGGCCGCACGCAGTCGTCGGATTGGTTTCACAAGGCCAGCTGGTTGGATTTCAACATGTACCAGTCGGGCCACCGCCGCTACGAGCAGGACACGTCGAAGAACGAAACCAACCACTACGGCCAGGACAACTGGCGCTACCAGCAAGCCGACTACGCTCTGAAACCGGCTAAGCCTTCGCTCGACGGGGAGCCTTCTTATGAAGGCATCCCACACGGCCTGCACGACATTACCCAGCCCCGCTGGACCGATGCCGACGTGCGCCGCTACGGCTACTGGTCGGTGTTCGCCGGCGCCTTTGGCTACACCTACGGGCAGAACTCGGTGATGCAAATGCACAGCAGCTTCGACAAGGGCAGCGCCTACGGCTCGTCGGAGCTGTGGTCGTCGGCCATTAATGCACCCGGTTCGGCCCAAATGCAGTACCTGAAGCAGTTGATGCTCTCGCGCCCCTTCTTCGAGCGGATACCCGACCAGTCGCTGATTGCCGGCGAAGTGGGGGAGAAGTACAACCGCCAGTTTGCCACGCGGGGCAAGAATTACGCCTTCGTTTACACTTACAACGGGCGGAATATGAAGGTGAACCTAGGCAAAATTGGCGGCGCGAAAGTGAAAGCCTCCTGGTACAGCCCGCGCGATGGCAAAACCACGGCCATTGGTACCTTTCCGAATAAAGGCACCCAGGAATTCAACCCGCCCGGCGAACAGAAGGACGGCAACGACTGGGTGCTGATTTTGGATTCCATCAGCTAA
- a CDS encoding glycoside hydrolase family 43 protein, producing the protein MVNTLTKTFLILGGTALLSSCAKEAYLFTSFREPATDGLHFLYSYDGYKWQDAGKSFLTPQVGPSKLMRDPSIAQGPDGTYHLVWTCGWKGDKGFGYASSKDLVHWSEQRFIDVMSHEPSTVNVWAPEIFFDPPTQQFLIVWASTIPLRFPKGQEEEDNNHRLYYTTTKDFKTFSATKLYLNPGFSAIDSEVLRRGVDDYVLVVKDNTRPERDIKVAFGPTATGPFPKVSAPFTANFTEGPSVAKLPHNQWLIYYDAYREKKYGAAKTSDFLTFTDVSAKVSVPAGHKHGTIFMVPRKTLKNLLQTAPAGGAGATSATGKQ; encoded by the coding sequence GTGGTCAACACCCTCACCAAAACCTTCCTAATACTCGGCGGCACCGCGCTGCTGAGCTCCTGCGCCAAAGAGGCGTACCTGTTCACCTCCTTCCGCGAGCCGGCCACCGATGGGCTGCACTTCCTCTACAGCTACGACGGCTACAAGTGGCAGGACGCGGGCAAGTCGTTTCTGACGCCGCAGGTGGGCCCCAGCAAGCTCATGCGTGACCCCAGCATTGCGCAAGGACCGGATGGCACCTACCACCTCGTTTGGACCTGCGGCTGGAAGGGCGACAAGGGGTTTGGCTACGCCAGCTCGAAGGATTTGGTACACTGGTCGGAGCAGCGCTTCATCGACGTGATGAGCCACGAGCCCAGCACCGTGAACGTGTGGGCCCCGGAAATCTTTTTCGACCCGCCCACGCAGCAGTTCCTCATCGTGTGGGCCAGCACCATCCCGCTGCGCTTCCCGAAGGGCCAGGAAGAAGAAGACAACAACCACCGCCTCTATTACACCACGACCAAGGATTTCAAGACCTTCTCAGCCACCAAACTCTACCTCAACCCCGGCTTCAGTGCCATCGACTCGGAAGTGTTGCGTCGCGGCGTGGATGACTACGTGCTGGTGGTAAAGGACAATACCCGCCCCGAGCGCGATATCAAAGTGGCATTCGGTCCTACGGCCACCGGGCCGTTTCCGAAGGTTTCGGCGCCCTTCACGGCCAACTTCACCGAAGGCCCGAGCGTGGCCAAGCTGCCGCACAATCAGTGGCTTATTTATTACGACGCTTATCGCGAGAAGAAATACGGCGCGGCCAAAACCAGCGACTTCCTAACCTTCACCGACGTTTCGGCTAAGGTGAGCGTGCCGGCGGGCCACAAGCACGGCACCATCTTCATGGTACCGCGCAAGACGCTCAAGAACTTGTTGCAAACCGCACCGGCAGGAGGAGCGGGTGCCACATCAGCTACTGGAAAACAATGA
- a CDS encoding exo-alpha-sialidase, translated as MLLPVLAQAQTTPAETIRYTGTTLSNVDYHHGQLRPAIGTHARQVLRANREQPSAANGEGWTYNHAPMLAYWQGQFYYQYLSNPVGEHVPPGRTLLLTSKDGYNWTNPTVIFPPYQVPDGFTKPDQPGKVAKNLVAVMHQRIGFYTSKKNRLLTLGYYGVALDAKDDPNDGQGIGRVVREVLPGGKFGPIYFLRNNKTWDKSKSTYPFYTASKDKGFVAACEEILANPLMMQQMVEEQDKDDPLIPIHKDYKAFSYYHLPNGQRVVGLWKHALTTISPDGGKTWPNPVIRAPHFVNSNAKIWGQRTSDGRYATVYNPSEFRWPLAISTSENGLDYTDLWLVHGEITPMRYGGNYKSYGPQYVRGIQEGDGLPPDKKLWVSYSVNKEDLWVASVPVPVRATASSHANEVFAQLPVGQELDQWNTYSLVQAPVEIGKLPDGSKGLVLKDSDKFDYAKAERIIPESKQLVAELSVVTGQNDHGLLQIEFQDAKGQPAVQLSFDSTGTLSYKAGARFKGVTKYQPNQPLDLRVTLDAPNRTCTITANGKTSTFIFFAPVAAFERVMLRTGPGRHFPTPDTPADQAYDLPKAGESEPLAVFYLKSLKTSAPEPAAKGLGRN; from the coding sequence ATGCTGCTACCCGTTCTCGCCCAAGCCCAAACCACGCCCGCCGAAACCATCCGCTACACCGGCACCACGCTCAGCAACGTGGACTACCACCACGGCCAGCTGCGGCCGGCTATCGGCACGCATGCCCGGCAGGTGCTGCGCGCCAATCGCGAGCAGCCTAGTGCCGCCAATGGCGAAGGGTGGACATACAACCATGCCCCCATGCTGGCCTATTGGCAAGGGCAGTTCTACTACCAGTACCTCAGCAACCCCGTAGGCGAGCACGTGCCGCCCGGCCGCACGCTGCTGCTGACGAGCAAGGACGGCTACAACTGGACCAACCCCACCGTCATATTCCCGCCCTACCAGGTGCCCGACGGCTTCACCAAGCCCGACCAGCCCGGCAAAGTGGCTAAAAACCTGGTGGCCGTGATGCACCAGCGCATCGGCTTCTACACCTCGAAGAAAAACCGTCTGCTAACGCTGGGCTACTACGGCGTGGCCCTCGACGCCAAAGACGACCCGAACGACGGGCAAGGCATTGGCCGGGTGGTGCGCGAGGTGCTGCCGGGCGGCAAGTTTGGCCCGATTTATTTCCTGCGGAACAACAAGACCTGGGATAAGTCGAAATCCACTTATCCCTTCTACACCGCCAGCAAGGACAAGGGCTTCGTAGCCGCCTGCGAGGAAATCCTGGCCAACCCGCTGATGATGCAGCAGATGGTGGAAGAGCAGGACAAGGACGACCCGCTCATTCCCATTCACAAGGACTACAAAGCCTTCAGCTACTACCACTTGCCCAACGGCCAGCGCGTGGTAGGCCTATGGAAGCACGCCCTCACCACCATCAGTCCCGACGGCGGCAAAACCTGGCCCAACCCAGTCATCCGGGCGCCGCATTTCGTGAACAGCAACGCTAAAATCTGGGGCCAGCGCACCTCCGATGGCCGCTACGCCACGGTGTACAACCCGTCGGAATTTCGCTGGCCGCTGGCTATTTCGACCAGCGAAAACGGCCTTGACTATACCGACCTGTGGCTGGTGCACGGCGAAATCACGCCCATGCGCTACGGCGGCAATTACAAGTCGTACGGCCCGCAGTACGTGCGCGGCATTCAGGAAGGCGACGGCCTGCCGCCCGATAAAAAGCTGTGGGTGAGCTACAGCGTGAACAAGGAGGACCTGTGGGTGGCCTCGGTGCCGGTGCCCGTACGCGCCACCGCCAGCAGCCATGCCAACGAGGTTTTCGCGCAGCTGCCCGTCGGGCAGGAACTGGACCAGTGGAACACCTACAGCCTCGTGCAAGCGCCGGTGGAAATCGGCAAGCTGCCCGATGGCTCGAAGGGCCTTGTGCTCAAAGACTCCGATAAATTCGACTACGCCAAAGCCGAGCGCATTATTCCCGAAAGCAAGCAACTGGTGGCCGAACTCTCAGTAGTGACCGGCCAAAACGACCACGGCCTGCTGCAAATCGAGTTTCAGGATGCCAAGGGGCAGCCCGCCGTGCAGCTTTCTTTCGATTCCACCGGCACGCTGAGCTACAAAGCCGGCGCCCGCTTCAAGGGCGTGACTAAGTACCAGCCCAACCAGCCGCTCGACCTGAGAGTGACCTTGGACGCACCCAACCGCACCTGCACCATCACGGCCAACGGCAAGACCAGCACCTTCATCTTCTTCGCCCCGGTGGCTGCCTTCGAGCGGGTGATGCTGCGCACCGGCCCGGGCCGCCACTTCCCCACGCCCGACACCCCCGCAGACCAAGCCTACGACCTGCCCAAAGCCGGCGAGTCGGAGCCGCTGGCGGTTTTTTACCTGAAGTCACTGAAGACGTCAGCGCCGGAGCCGGCAGCAAAAGGGCTGGGTAGAAATTAA
- a CDS encoding glycoside hydrolase family 2 protein, with protein MSKLAALLLLLLSFTAHAQRTETQMLSGTGNDKTVKWQFYCTAGRNSGKWTTIPVPSNWELQGFGKYNYGHQKDTARGKEKGLYKYQFKVPASWQGKVVNIVFDGSMTDTEVKINGQSAGPVHQGSYYRFKYDISKLLKYGKTNMLEATVAKHSANESVNDAERRGDFWIFGGIFRPVFLEALPVSHISRVALDARADGSFKADVYTGGEADEVVGQLYSLDGQKVGGEVKAAVAAGGAVTRLQTTVSNPQLWTPETPNRYRLALTLRKGGQTVHTLSQRFGFRTVELREREGYYVNGVKIKFKGVNRHSFWPSSGRATSKALSIMDVNLMKDMNMNAVRMSHYPPDDHFLEACDSLGLFVFDEVAGWHAAYNTPTGTKLTEEMVVKDETHPSIIGWINGNEGGHNFDLDPVLDRMDLQKRPVVHAWQVFRGTDTQHYINYDYGNGTHLHGHNIVFPTEFLHGLYDGGHGAGLEDYWEQMWREPLSAGGFLWDFSDAAVVRTDKGGILDTDGDHGPDGILGPYREKEGSYFTIKEVWSPVFFERREITPAFDGTFRIQNRFTYTNLSACRFIWKLAQLPTPGGTAAPAVRTGTIAVPSIAPTEYGPLKLALPADWAQADVLYITATDPTGREIYTWSWPIARPAQVAQKLAITTGSGSVTLTETDSLYTANAHGVTLTFSRKTGLLRQVRNAKGLIPLTNGPVLAEGETAFEGLKQHQDGANVVIDATFGKASRYQSLQWTVYPSGWVRMTAKYFPKDYDFALAGLSFNYPEKEVRGIQWRGDGPYRVWKDRMKGTNLGVWTKAYNNTSTGEPDGTKSPLYPEFKGYYSNFYWLTLQTTGQPLTIVCDQEDVYLRLFTPRFAAKPYNTAPAFPSGNLSFMHGITPIGTKSQKAENMGPMGKTNMYYDYSKDPSYAKEITLYFDFSGDGAPAQKAVGKK; from the coding sequence GTGTCCAAGCTCGCCGCACTGCTACTTCTGCTGCTTTCCTTCACGGCGCACGCGCAGCGCACCGAAACCCAGATGTTATCCGGCACGGGCAACGACAAAACCGTGAAGTGGCAGTTCTACTGCACCGCTGGCCGCAACTCGGGCAAGTGGACTACCATTCCGGTACCATCAAACTGGGAGTTACAGGGTTTCGGCAAGTACAACTACGGGCACCAGAAAGACACAGCGCGAGGTAAGGAAAAGGGCCTCTACAAATACCAGTTCAAGGTGCCGGCCAGCTGGCAGGGCAAGGTCGTGAACATCGTGTTCGACGGCTCGATGACTGATACCGAGGTAAAAATCAACGGCCAGTCGGCTGGCCCCGTGCACCAAGGCTCGTACTACCGCTTCAAGTACGACATTTCGAAGCTGCTGAAGTACGGCAAAACCAACATGCTCGAAGCCACCGTGGCCAAGCACTCGGCCAACGAATCGGTGAACGACGCCGAGCGGCGCGGCGACTTCTGGATTTTCGGCGGCATTTTCCGGCCCGTGTTTCTGGAGGCGCTGCCGGTGAGTCATATCAGCCGCGTCGCGCTGGATGCGCGGGCCGATGGCTCGTTTAAAGCCGACGTGTACACGGGCGGCGAGGCGGATGAAGTAGTAGGGCAATTGTACTCGCTTGATGGGCAGAAAGTAGGAGGAGAGGTTAAAGCTGCAGTAGCAGCTGGCGGTGCAGTCACGCGCTTGCAAACCACCGTTTCCAACCCGCAGCTCTGGACGCCCGAAACGCCCAACCGCTACCGCCTGGCTCTCACCCTGCGCAAGGGCGGTCAGACTGTGCACACGCTCAGCCAACGCTTCGGCTTTCGCACCGTGGAACTGCGCGAGCGCGAGGGCTACTACGTCAACGGCGTGAAAATCAAGTTTAAGGGCGTGAACCGACACTCGTTCTGGCCTAGTTCGGGGCGCGCCACCAGCAAGGCGCTGAGCATCATGGACGTGAACCTGATGAAGGACATGAACATGAACGCCGTGCGTATGTCGCACTATCCGCCCGACGACCATTTTCTGGAAGCCTGCGACTCGTTGGGCCTCTTCGTGTTCGATGAAGTGGCCGGCTGGCATGCCGCCTACAACACGCCCACCGGCACCAAGCTCACCGAGGAAATGGTGGTGAAGGACGAAACCCACCCCAGCATCATCGGCTGGATAAACGGCAACGAGGGCGGCCACAACTTCGACCTCGACCCCGTGCTCGACCGCATGGACCTGCAAAAACGCCCCGTGGTGCACGCCTGGCAGGTGTTCCGCGGCACCGATACTCAGCACTACATCAACTACGACTACGGCAACGGCACCCACCTGCACGGCCACAACATCGTGTTCCCCACTGAGTTTCTGCACGGCCTCTACGACGGCGGCCACGGCGCGGGCCTCGAAGACTACTGGGAACAGATGTGGCGCGAGCCGCTCTCGGCCGGCGGTTTCCTCTGGGACTTTTCCGACGCCGCCGTGGTCCGCACCGACAAAGGCGGCATCCTCGACACCGACGGCGACCACGGCCCCGACGGCATCCTGGGGCCCTACCGCGAGAAGGAGGGCAGCTACTTCACCATCAAGGAAGTATGGAGCCCCGTGTTCTTCGAGCGTCGCGAAATCACGCCTGCCTTCGACGGCACCTTCCGCATTCAAAACCGCTTCACCTACACCAACCTCAGCGCCTGCCGCTTCATCTGGAAGCTAGCCCAGCTGCCCACGCCCGGCGGCACCGCCGCGCCCGCCGTCCGCACCGGCACCATTGCGGTGCCCAGCATCGCGCCCACCGAGTATGGCCCCCTCAAACTGGCGCTGCCCGCCGATTGGGCGCAGGCCGACGTGCTCTACATCACGGCCACCGACCCTACCGGCCGCGAAATCTACACCTGGAGCTGGCCCATTGCCCGCCCCGCGCAGGTGGCCCAAAAGCTGGCTATCACCACTGGCTCCGGCTCGGTCACCCTCACCGAAACCGATTCGCTCTACACCGCCAACGCCCACGGCGTCACGCTAACCTTCAGCCGCAAAACCGGCCTGCTGCGCCAGGTGCGCAATGCCAAAGGCCTCATCCCGCTCACCAACGGACCCGTGCTGGCCGAGGGCGAAACTGCCTTCGAAGGCCTCAAGCAGCACCAGGACGGCGCCAACGTGGTCATCGATGCCACCTTCGGCAAGGCTAGCCGCTACCAGTCGCTGCAATGGACGGTATACCCCTCGGGCTGGGTCCGCATGACGGCCAAATACTTCCCCAAAGACTACGATTTTGCCCTGGCCGGCCTCAGCTTCAACTACCCCGAAAAGGAGGTGCGCGGCATCCAGTGGCGCGGCGACGGCCCCTACCGCGTCTGGAAAGACCGGATGAAAGGCACCAACCTAGGCGTGTGGACCAAGGCCTACAACAACACCAGCACCGGCGAGCCCGACGGCACTAAGAGCCCGCTCTACCCCGAGTTCAAGGGCTACTACTCCAACTTCTACTGGCTCACGCTCCAAACCACCGGCCAGCCCCTCACCATCGTATGCGACCAGGAAGACGTGTACCTACGCCTCTTCACGCCTCGCTTCGCCGCCAAGCCCTACAACACAGCTCCTGCCTTCCCCAGCGGCAACCTCTCGTTCATGCACGGCATCACGCCCATCGGCACCAAATCGCAAAAAGCCGAAAACATGGGCCCCATGGGCAAAACCAACATGTACTACGACTACAGCAAAGACCCGTCCTACGCCAAGGAAATCACGCTGTACTTCGATTTCTCGGGAGATGGAGCACCCGCGCAAAAGGCGGTGGGGAAGAAGTAG
- a CDS encoding type II toxin-antitoxin system VapC family toxin: protein MKTYLLDTNICIYFIKGLYELNRKIEAVGTTNCFISEMTVAELKYGVENSKTPELMRPIVEAFIPKFAVIPVYDALDVYAAEKARLRRQGLMLDDFDILIGATAIVNNMTLVSNNQKHMSRLANINLQDWTTAEPA, encoded by the coding sequence TTGAAAACGTACCTGCTCGATACGAACATCTGCATCTACTTCATCAAGGGCTTGTATGAGCTTAACCGGAAGATTGAAGCAGTCGGAACAACTAATTGTTTCATCTCCGAAATGACGGTGGCAGAACTCAAATACGGCGTTGAGAACAGTAAAACACCGGAGTTAATGCGGCCAATTGTGGAGGCATTCATTCCCAAATTTGCCGTTATTCCCGTGTACGATGCGCTGGATGTGTATGCGGCTGAAAAGGCTCGGTTACGCCGGCAAGGGCTGATGCTCGATGATTTTGATATCCTGATTGGAGCAACGGCTATTGTCAACAATATGACGCTGGTGTCCAATAATCAAAAGCATATGAGCCGGCTAGCTAACATAAATCTGCAGGACTGGACGACAGCAGAGCCTGCATAG
- a CDS encoding acyltransferase family protein, whose product MQPTPLPTKPHYPILDGLRGVAALMVVAFHLCEAHATSHLDQVINHGYLAVDFFFLLSGFVIGYAYDDRWGRLTVGGFFKRRLVRLQPMVVLGMVIGAGLYYFQASALFPIIGQTPVWKMLLVMLIGCFMVPVPVSLDVRGWHETFPLNGPGWSLFFEYVANVLYATVVRRFSNVALGILVVLAAGALLHLGLTSPQGDVIGGWSLEPEQLHIGFARMTYPFFAGLLLFRLARLRPVPQAFGWCSLAVVAVLAMPRVGSPAQLWQNGLYDALCIIFVFPAVIFFGASGAVRSGAAQRLCRFLGDISYPIYITHYPLIYTYTAWVATHKVSLREGLPVAALVYLAAVALAYGCLKFYDEPVREWLRKKVLMEVR is encoded by the coding sequence ATGCAGCCCACCCCGCTACCCACCAAGCCCCATTACCCCATCCTCGACGGCCTGCGGGGCGTGGCGGCGCTCATGGTAGTGGCCTTCCATTTGTGCGAGGCCCACGCCACCAGCCACCTCGACCAGGTGATTAACCACGGCTACCTGGCGGTGGATTTCTTCTTTTTGCTGTCGGGGTTCGTGATTGGCTACGCCTACGACGACCGGTGGGGCCGCCTCACGGTGGGCGGTTTCTTCAAGCGGCGGCTGGTGCGGCTGCAACCCATGGTGGTGCTGGGCATGGTGATAGGGGCGGGGCTGTACTACTTCCAGGCGTCGGCGCTGTTCCCCATCATCGGCCAGACGCCGGTGTGGAAGATGCTGCTCGTGATGCTCATCGGCTGCTTCATGGTGCCGGTGCCGGTGTCGCTCGACGTGCGGGGCTGGCACGAAACCTTTCCGCTCAACGGGCCGGGCTGGTCGCTGTTTTTCGAGTACGTGGCCAACGTGCTGTACGCGACGGTGGTGCGCCGCTTCTCCAACGTGGCGCTGGGCATCCTGGTGGTGCTGGCGGCAGGGGCGCTGCTGCACCTGGGCCTCACCAGTCCCCAGGGCGATGTCATTGGGGGCTGGTCGCTGGAGCCTGAGCAGCTGCACATTGGCTTCGCCCGCATGACGTACCCGTTTTTTGCGGGGCTGCTGCTGTTTCGGCTGGCGCGGCTGCGGCCGGTGCCGCAGGCCTTTGGGTGGTGCAGCCTGGCGGTGGTGGCGGTGCTGGCCATGCCCCGCGTTGGCAGCCCCGCGCAGCTGTGGCAAAATGGGCTCTACGATGCGCTCTGCATCATTTTCGTCTTCCCCGCCGTCATCTTCTTCGGGGCCAGCGGGGCGGTGCGCTCGGGCGCGGCCCAGCGGCTATGCCGCTTCCTGGGCGATATTTCGTATCCGATTTACATCACGCACTACCCGCTCATCTATACCTACACGGCCTGGGTCGCGACCCATAAAGTGTCCTTGCGCGAGGGTTTGCCCGTGGCGGCGCTGGTCTATCTGGCGGCGGTGGCGCTGGCGTATGGGTGCTTGAAGTTTTACGATGAACCGGTGCGGGAGTGGTTGAGGAAGAAGGTGTTGATGGAAGTCAGATGA